A region from the Corylus avellana chromosome ca7, CavTom2PMs-1.0 genome encodes:
- the LOC132188014 gene encoding uncharacterized protein LOC132188014, translated as MGSTTEELSKMWNKLRLSEEEESDVVVQEDVLEEGVNRGSNCLVGRLIVDRVIAKSTVRGMLMRRWRPTGELSFKVMGENLFLLDFENPGDKFLVLEGRPWVVDGILFAIEDFDGISTPASIDFENVAFWVRMYNLPLACMSRVVGQKLGATVGEVVEVDTNDDGMGWGEFLRVRIKVNVSKPLAKGRTLKVRGQAIWIAFQYERIPRFCFSCGVISHGRSGCQEGARKIMHGDEFEMQFGPWLRAGSPSRRQERGWGRTGGESSGTESPSLWRSEGQGREAREVKPGNRGKSGGESQSETDGTSVGYASNLKGDIPKSQVFPSGENMALNGNYAKEGVGAVFGNYVSSRRQGGDAGFKLKDSCMSGSQEVNEEIIWGFNASPNMQEREVAGPSLDMQEGLRGNKEGNNTIHGTCKVNENFVQAVQGEKSREQKKKSVTSWKKRARIGSGEKKEGVGILSITGVRKAASLANATESPSSQKKGKWNEDGRESRAMDEAVAEEQPRQSQ; from the coding sequence ATGGGGAGCACCACGGAGGAATTATCAAAGATGTGGAACAAGCTACGCTTATCggaggaagaagaaagtgaTGTGGTGGTGCAAGAAGACGTGTTGGAAGAAGGAGTGAACAGGGGCTCTAATTGCTTGGTGGGGCGGTTGATTGTGGACCGAGTTATAGCGAAAAGCACTGTTAGGGGTATGCTGATGAGAAGATGGAGACCAACAGGGGAGCTATCTTTCAAAGTAATGGGAGAGAATCTATTCCTTCTGGATTTTGAGAACCCTGGGGACAAATTCTTGGTGCTTGAAGGCCGGCCTTGGGTTGTTGATGGGATTCTATTCGCCATTGAAGATTTCGATGGAATTTCCACACCGGCCAGTATTGATTTTGAGAATGTTGCCTTTTGGGTCCGGATGTACAACTTGCCGCTAGCCTGTATGAGTAGAGTTGTGGGTCAAAAACTGGGAGCAACCGTTGGAGAAGTGGTGGAAGTTGACACCAATGATGATGGTATGGGTTGGGGAGAATTTTTGAGGGTAAGAATCAAAGTTAATGTGTCAAAACCCCTCGCCAAGGGACGCACGTTGAAAGTAAGGGGACAGGCAATTTGGATTGCTTTCCAGTATGAAAGAATCCCTCGTTTTTGCTTCAGCTGTGGTGTTATTTCCCATGGTCGTAGCGGCTGCCAGGAAGGAGCAAGAAAAATAATGCATGGGGACGAGTTTGAAATGCAATTTGGGCCGTGGTTGAGAGCTGGATCACCAAGCCGTCGACAGGAGAGGGGCTGGGGGCGTACGGGGGGTGAGTCCTCGGGGACTGAATCTCCATCCCTATGGAGGAGCGAAGGCCAGGGCAGGGAGGCGCGTGAGGTCAAACCGGGAAACAGAGGAAAATCAGGAGGCGAATCTCAAAGCGAAACGGACGGTACTTCCGTCGGTTACGCTTCCAATCTTAAAGGAGATATCCCTAAGAGTCAGGTTTTTCCTTCCGGGGAGAATATGGCTTTAAACGGAAATTACGCTAAGGAAGGAGTGGGAGCCGTTTTTGGAAATTATGTCTCCTCTAGAAGGCAAGGTGGCGATGCAGGTTTTAAACTGAAAGATTCTTGCATGAGTGGGTCACAGGAGGTAAATGAGGAAATTATATGGGGGTTTAATGCTTCCCCTAACATGCAGGAACGTGAGGTGGCAGGTCCCTCTTTGGACATGCAAGAAGGGTTACGTGGAAACAAAGAGGGGAATAACACTATACATGGCACGTGTAAAGTGAATGAAAATTTCGTGCAAGCTGTCCAAGGGGAGAAGTCACGAGAACAGAAGAAAAAATCTGTCACCTCTTGGAAAAAGAGGGCCAGGATCGGGTCTGGGGAAAAAAAGGAAGGGGTCGGAATTCTCAGTATTACTGGAGTGCGAAAGGCGGCATCACTAGCGAATGCCACTGAAAGCCCCTCAAGtcagaaaaaaggaaagtggAATGAAGATGGAAGGGAGTCAAGGGCGATGGATGAGGCGGTGGCTGAGGAACAGCCCCGCCAGTCTCAATGA